One region of Chryseobacterium sp. SORGH_AS_0447 genomic DNA includes:
- a CDS encoding response regulator transcription factor: MKRKLLIADDHSVVRVGTQAILKRHIPELYIDFAENYHELKEKLHQDTFDLLILDIEMEGSTYKNMIKEIKQIRHDIKIMVFTSYNEHIGLEYIQEGANGYLNKLSNDEMLINAVQSICEKGHYYPDALLKASFEPIKKDPEKILSERELQVFNMLVESTGNLEIANALDVKAGTVATYKKRIYNKLGVNNLIDLFKVYKKIN; this comes from the coding sequence ATGAAAAGAAAATTACTTATAGCAGATGATCATTCAGTCGTTAGAGTAGGCACACAAGCTATTTTAAAACGGCATATTCCTGAACTTTATATTGATTTTGCAGAGAATTATCATGAGCTGAAGGAAAAGCTTCACCAGGATACATTCGATCTGCTGATTCTCGATATTGAAATGGAGGGAAGTACATACAAAAATATGATCAAAGAAATAAAACAGATCCGGCATGATATTAAGATCATGGTTTTTACTTCTTATAATGAACATATAGGCCTGGAATATATTCAGGAGGGCGCAAACGGCTATCTCAATAAGCTCAGCAATGATGAAATGCTCATCAATGCGGTACAATCCATCTGTGAAAAAGGGCATTATTATCCGGATGCCTTGCTAAAAGCTTCTTTCGAACCCATTAAAAAAGATCCTGAAAAAATTCTGTCGGAGCGGGAACTTCAGGTTTTTAATATGCTTGTTGAAAGTACCGGAAATCTCGAAATTGCCAATGCTCTTGATGTAAAAGCCGGAACGGTAGCTACTTACAAAAAGAGAATCTATAACAAATTAGGCGTTAACAATCTTATTGATCTTTTTAAGGTCTACAAAAAAATCAATTAA
- a CDS encoding HAMP domain-containing sensor histidine kinase, with product MKFCYCILLLFSLFSPAQNFTSDFYSMDNGLPQNGIKDIIKDRYGFLWLSTDGGIVRYDGKNFIAFNHINTKNLVFENFLKSPKNDIICFNNNAENCILIAERTVKVLPEGKVEKTYYMHGGKQYKRYYKNRPTGEFFPETNSYYVKTDSATYIFNNQNIICRRTGKPDKNIFSDFRFNRLKNAFAFGNTLYFPDIKNRRTLILKDGSISYDSKPSLFNHPQSKIYWHQGTGQVLVINSGNIYYGKRLRDQPVLQFLLKYDDIDKQFLSSLFFDEESRQLYLGSLIKGLQVIRLSAFYIPQKNIPFTNEAVYEALPFGKRSVITKSGFEYRQSTVKRIFTSNPNYDRRFMAYDHSRNILYVDFNKIHRRYSASQYKKHDSISFPGRNVDALFKINQSFAVSMADLKYRYYDLFLFDNDRFNHSKKIFRSSLPIVFVRERDKSSIYVGTGNGIYLLSLSDHTLIKHFGKGIPVKEIQQTADGNFWLTTYNRGFFLIKNDRLFRMPYDRNGYLASAHHLLQDRFGFYWISSNNGLFKVSRQSLLNFAVDKKSKVTYYRFTKDEGLRGNEFNGSSSPSGTILPDGNFVFPSMEGFVFFKPEEVKTHYPEKGQLFLERAQVDQKKITFKDTLRIRSDYRTAEIYLDFPYYYNTDNIYLEARLSNSKSGVWETIRNDRRFSLNALPPGNYTLSIRFLTSERGVFAYKSLFIEIQPLFYQTWFFKVLMILLVIAFIAGIVYVNTHYLISINRKLKENLNSEEHKLKITETKLQKEYEYQQKIIESISHDITTPIRFIVSISQQLNHEKDAELQKQYFNEIYKTSEQLFKFTSDLKEYTKLFKETDVWEDEEYPLSELLDDKRLLFEQMAASKKIDIIKMYDASVKIKTSRRILAPVIHNILDNAVKNTEQGHITIRAVVVKNAVEITIFDTGKGMSREQITYYSEVFKSTDTEKFVFKDYGLGLHMVIQLIKKMHAEISFTENKPAGTVVKIRLFNEGR from the coding sequence ATGAAATTTTGCTACTGCATTCTTTTGCTCTTTTCCCTGTTTTCTCCAGCTCAAAATTTCACCTCCGACTTTTACAGCATGGATAATGGCCTTCCGCAAAATGGAATCAAAGATATTATAAAGGACCGATACGGTTTTTTATGGCTGTCAACTGATGGTGGTATAGTAAGATACGACGGAAAGAATTTTATCGCTTTTAATCATATCAATACAAAGAATTTAGTTTTCGAAAACTTTTTAAAATCTCCAAAAAACGATATTATCTGCTTTAATAATAATGCTGAAAATTGTATCCTGATTGCGGAGAGAACCGTTAAAGTGCTGCCGGAAGGAAAAGTGGAAAAGACTTACTACATGCACGGTGGAAAGCAATACAAAAGATACTACAAGAACCGGCCTACCGGTGAATTTTTTCCTGAAACCAACTCTTATTACGTAAAAACAGATTCTGCAACTTATATTTTTAATAATCAAAACATCATCTGTAGGAGAACTGGTAAACCTGATAAAAATATCTTTTCGGATTTTCGCTTCAACAGATTGAAAAATGCCTTTGCTTTCGGCAATACGCTTTATTTTCCGGACATAAAGAACCGCAGAACACTTATTCTGAAAGATGGCAGCATATCTTATGATAGCAAGCCTTCCCTCTTTAATCATCCCCAATCTAAAATCTACTGGCATCAGGGAACAGGGCAGGTTTTGGTTATTAACAGCGGAAATATTTATTATGGTAAGAGGCTTCGTGACCAGCCGGTTCTTCAGTTTCTTCTGAAATATGATGATATAGATAAGCAGTTTTTATCTTCTCTGTTTTTTGATGAAGAATCCCGACAGCTTTATCTCGGAAGCCTTATAAAAGGACTCCAGGTGATCCGGCTGTCTGCATTTTATATTCCCCAGAAAAACATTCCTTTTACCAATGAAGCAGTTTATGAAGCTTTACCCTTCGGTAAACGTTCAGTAATAACCAAAAGCGGTTTTGAGTACCGTCAGAGTACAGTCAAAAGAATTTTTACTTCCAATCCGAATTATGACAGACGCTTCATGGCTTACGATCATTCCCGTAATATTTTATATGTTGATTTCAATAAAATACACCGAAGATATTCGGCTTCACAATATAAAAAACATGATTCGATAAGTTTTCCGGGCCGGAATGTTGATGCATTGTTTAAAATCAATCAAAGCTTTGCCGTCAGCATGGCAGATCTCAAATACCGTTATTATGATCTCTTTTTGTTTGATAATGATCGATTCAATCACTCCAAAAAAATATTCAGATCCAGTTTGCCGATTGTTTTCGTCAGAGAAAGGGATAAAAGCAGCATCTATGTAGGCACCGGAAACGGAATTTATCTTTTGTCGCTTTCGGATCATACTCTTATAAAACATTTTGGCAAAGGCATTCCGGTAAAGGAAATTCAGCAGACCGCGGATGGGAATTTTTGGCTGACAACCTACAACAGAGGTTTCTTCCTTATAAAAAACGATAGACTCTTTAGAATGCCCTATGATCGGAACGGCTATCTGGCGAGTGCCCATCATCTGTTGCAGGATCGTTTCGGTTTTTACTGGATTTCTTCCAATAATGGCCTCTTCAAAGTTTCACGGCAATCCCTGCTCAACTTTGCCGTCGATAAAAAGTCAAAAGTTACCTATTACCGCTTTACCAAAGATGAAGGGCTGCGTGGGAACGAATTTAACGGGAGTTCCAGCCCATCCGGAACCATTCTGCCAGATGGAAATTTCGTATTCCCGTCCATGGAAGGGTTTGTATTTTTTAAACCTGAGGAAGTAAAAACGCATTATCCTGAAAAAGGTCAGCTCTTTCTTGAAAGAGCTCAGGTGGATCAGAAAAAAATAACCTTTAAAGATACGCTGCGCATCAGAAGTGATTACCGTACGGCTGAAATTTATCTGGATTTTCCTTATTATTACAATACTGACAATATTTACCTGGAAGCCCGGCTTAGCAACAGCAAATCCGGAGTATGGGAAACGATAAGAAACGATCGCAGATTTTCTCTGAATGCACTGCCTCCCGGAAACTATACTTTGTCGATCCGGTTTTTGACTTCCGAACGAGGCGTCTTCGCTTATAAAAGCCTATTTATCGAAATACAGCCGCTATTCTACCAGACCTGGTTCTTTAAAGTCCTTATGATCCTTCTGGTGATAGCCTTCATTGCAGGAATAGTCTACGTCAACACGCACTACCTCATCAGTATCAACCGGAAGTTGAAAGAAAACCTTAACAGCGAAGAACACAAGCTTAAGATCACAGAGACAAAATTGCAGAAGGAGTACGAATACCAGCAGAAAATCATAGAAAGCATAAGCCATGACATTACGACCCCGATTAGGTTTATCGTTTCCATATCGCAGCAGCTCAATCATGAAAAGGACGCCGAATTACAGAAGCAATATTTCAACGAAATCTATAAAACTTCAGAACAGCTGTTTAAGTTCACCTCCGATTTAAAAGAGTATACAAAACTGTTTAAGGAAACTGATGTATGGGAAGACGAAGAATATCCGTTGAGTGAACTGCTGGATGACAAAAGATTACTTTTTGAGCAGATGGCTGCCAGTAAAAAGATTGACATCATCAAAATGTATGATGCATCTGTAAAAATAAAGACCAGCAGAAGAATATTGGCTCCCGTAATTCATAATATACTGGACAATGCGGTAAAAAATACAGAGCAGGGCCATATCACGATCCGTGCTGTGGTAGTAAAAAATGCAGTGGAAATTACTATATTCGATACCGGAAAAGGGATGTCCCGCGAACAGATAACCTATTATTCTGAAGTTTTCAAAAGTACCGATACCGAAAAATTTGTCTTTAAAGATTATGGTCTGGGATTGCATATGGTAATTCAGCTGATCAAGAAGATGCATGCGGAAATCAGCTTTACGGAAAATAAACCTGCGGGAACGGTAGTTAAAATAAGACTTTTTAATGAGGGCAGATGA
- a CDS encoding MFS transporter, which yields MAEITGKHDSGKFGRVKKPNLSMLQIINMSMGFLGIQMAFGLQNGNASRILANFGADVHELSWFWLVAPVTGLIVQPIIGHMGDNTWSPLGRRKPYFLIGAVLCAIGLVMLPNAASATQMMAANVLLLAVIFLAMMDASINVAMEPFRALVGDMLPKHQGTIGFSVQTILIGIGAVIGSYLPDWLTQLGVSNVAAEGFVADNVIYSFYVGAGFLLLTIIYTIITTKEYSPEEFAAFEGGKEIAPPSKFMDIFKDFSNIPPQMKRLGIVQFFSWFALFTMWVFTTSALATHHFGLSPDDTHSKAFNDAGDLTGKLFGMYNLWAIPFAFILTPLAKWIGKKQTHALALAFGGTGLILMYFIKNTDLLWISMIGLGFAWASILAMPYAMLIEMIPQKKMGVYMGIFNFFIVIPQIINGLFGGPIVSSVFGKMAIDYVVVGGICMLLGAILTLIFIRSEDETPKEIEEEIQQVHF from the coding sequence ATGGCGGAAATAACAGGAAAACACGATTCCGGAAAATTCGGAAGAGTGAAAAAACCAAATTTATCCATGCTTCAGATCATTAATATGAGCATGGGCTTTTTGGGAATCCAGATGGCTTTCGGGCTGCAGAATGGGAATGCCAGCCGGATCCTGGCCAACTTCGGAGCCGATGTCCACGAGCTGTCATGGTTCTGGCTGGTAGCTCCGGTTACGGGACTGATCGTCCAGCCGATCATCGGGCATATGGGCGACAACACCTGGAGTCCGCTCGGAAGAAGAAAGCCGTATTTCCTCATCGGTGCCGTTCTTTGTGCCATCGGACTGGTCATGCTCCCGAACGCGGCGTCGGCAACCCAGATGATGGCGGCGAATGTATTGCTTTTGGCAGTCATTTTCCTGGCGATGATGGATGCCTCCATCAATGTGGCGATGGAACCGTTCCGCGCTTTGGTGGGCGATATGCTGCCGAAACATCAGGGAACCATCGGCTTTTCGGTACAGACCATCTTGATCGGGATTGGTGCCGTTATCGGTTCTTATCTGCCGGATTGGCTTACGCAGCTGGGAGTTTCAAATGTGGCGGCGGAAGGTTTTGTAGCAGATAATGTGATCTATTCATTTTATGTAGGAGCCGGATTTCTACTCCTGACCATTATCTATACTATCATAACGACAAAAGAATATTCACCGGAAGAATTTGCCGCTTTTGAAGGAGGAAAAGAAATTGCACCCCCATCAAAGTTTATGGACATTTTCAAGGACTTTTCCAATATTCCGCCCCAGATGAAAAGGCTCGGCATCGTACAGTTTTTCTCCTGGTTTGCTCTTTTTACCATGTGGGTATTCACCACTAGCGCGCTGGCAACCCATCATTTCGGATTGTCTCCGGACGATACCCATTCCAAGGCATTCAACGATGCGGGTGACCTCACGGGCAAGCTGTTCGGAATGTACAATCTGTGGGCAATTCCGTTCGCCTTTATCCTGACGCCATTGGCGAAATGGATCGGGAAGAAGCAGACCCACGCCCTGGCCCTGGCTTTCGGGGGAACCGGGCTGATCCTGATGTATTTCATTAAAAATACGGATCTCCTCTGGATTTCCATGATCGGATTAGGCTTTGCCTGGGCAAGTATCCTGGCTATGCCTTACGCCATGCTGATCGAAATGATCCCGCAGAAGAAAATGGGGGTGTACATGGGAATCTTCAACTTCTTTATTGTGATCCCGCAGATCATCAACGGGCTTTTCGGCGGCCCTATCGTAAGCAGTGTTTTCGGTAAAATGGCCATCGATTATGTAGTCGTCGGCGGAATCTGCATGTTGTTAGGAGCCATCCTGACCCTGATTTTCATCAGATCCGAAGATGAAACCCCAAAAGAAATCGAAGAGGAAATCCAGCAGGTGCATTTTTAA
- a CDS encoding nuclear transport factor 2 family protein, translating into MKKTTLLFTFLLLMLGFSAVSAQAKYAGEKTAIGTMLDGFNAAAAKADFKTYFNYFADESTFIGTDATEVWDKKAFMVWAKPYFDKKSTWNFTALKRNIYFSKDGKLAWFDELLDTQMKICRGSGVVEKINGQWKIRQYVLSMTVPNEVVDKVVAEKAPIEEVLIQKLKK; encoded by the coding sequence ATGAAAAAAACAACCTTATTATTTACCTTTCTGCTGCTGATGCTGGGCTTTTCAGCTGTTTCAGCGCAGGCAAAATACGCCGGTGAAAAAACGGCCATAGGTACCATGCTTGACGGTTTCAATGCCGCCGCAGCAAAAGCCGATTTCAAGACCTACTTCAATTATTTCGCCGACGAATCCACCTTCATCGGGACCGATGCTACGGAAGTCTGGGACAAAAAAGCCTTTATGGTTTGGGCAAAGCCGTATTTCGATAAAAAATCCACCTGGAACTTCACTGCATTAAAAAGGAATATCTATTTCAGTAAAGACGGAAAACTCGCCTGGTTCGATGAGCTGCTCGATACCCAGATGAAGATCTGCCGCGGCTCTGGAGTGGTGGAAAAAATCAACGGGCAGTGGAAGATCAGGCAATACGTCCTTTCCATGACCGTTCCGAATGAAGTGGTGGATAAAGTGGTTGCCGAAAAAGCGCCGATTGAAGAGGTATTAATTCAAAAACTGAAAAAATAA
- a CDS encoding glycoside hydrolase family 13 protein: MKKIYITFALSAASLAFSQKALDRVEPAFWWKGMKNPELQILVYGKDIANNQLELSDGVQVKDIKKVENPNYVFVTVNTNEINVPKFNITVKNGRKKIGSYTYEIKQRNPNSADRESFTSKDVMYLIMPDRFANGDEKNDSRPDLTEKVNRSLPNGRHGGDLRGIINNLDYIQNLGATSVWLTPVNEDNEKVYSYHGYAQTDLYKIDGRYGTNEEYRELSRKLNQRNMKLVMDYVTNHWGISHWMIKDLPTKDWIHWFEDGKDGFQRSNYKTTTQFDTNASDIDKKIALDGWFDTSMPDINQSNPLVLKYLTQNAIWWIEYAELGGFRVDTYPYNDKEAMAQWAKAITDEYPKFNIVGETWLSSPAYISAWQKDSKTGEAAHYNSHLPSVMDFMLYGDLPKALRENDGWDSGMSRIYSSLASDFLYPDINNVMVFFENHDTERWNEIFNADPKAYKMALTVISTVRGIPQIYYGTETGMRGDKNKGGDADIRRDFPGGWKTDPQNAFDPSSQTAEQKEFYQFTRKLLNWRKGKDVIHTGKTKNFVPRDNVFVYFRYNDKESVMVVLNNSDKDQSVDVKHFAESLNPFTAGKDIISGKEFSIRNNFVIPGKTSMVIELK, translated from the coding sequence ATGAAAAAAATATACATCACCTTTGCCCTTTCGGCGGCTTCCCTGGCATTTTCCCAGAAAGCACTGGACCGCGTAGAACCGGCATTTTGGTGGAAAGGAATGAAAAACCCGGAACTTCAGATCCTGGTTTACGGAAAAGATATTGCCAATAATCAACTCGAACTTTCGGATGGCGTTCAGGTAAAAGACATAAAAAAAGTGGAAAACCCGAACTACGTTTTCGTAACGGTAAACACCAATGAAATCAATGTACCAAAATTTAATATTACCGTTAAAAACGGCAGGAAAAAAATAGGTTCTTACACGTACGAAATCAAACAGAGAAATCCAAACTCTGCCGACCGGGAATCGTTCACCTCAAAAGATGTCATGTACCTCATCATGCCCGACCGTTTTGCCAACGGCGACGAAAAAAACGATTCCAGACCTGACCTTACCGAAAAAGTCAACCGCAGCCTTCCCAACGGACGCCACGGCGGAGACCTCAGGGGAATCATCAACAATCTCGATTATATTCAGAACTTAGGTGCCACCTCAGTCTGGCTTACCCCGGTGAATGAAGACAACGAGAAAGTCTATTCCTACCACGGCTATGCACAGACCGACCTCTACAAAATCGACGGCCGGTACGGTACCAATGAAGAGTACCGGGAACTGTCCCGCAAGCTCAACCAGCGGAACATGAAGCTCGTAATGGATTATGTAACCAACCATTGGGGAATCTCCCACTGGATGATCAAAGACCTGCCGACCAAAGACTGGATCCATTGGTTCGAGGATGGAAAAGACGGATTTCAGCGCTCCAATTATAAAACGACAACACAGTTCGATACCAATGCTTCCGATATCGATAAAAAAATAGCCCTGGACGGATGGTTTGATACCAGCATGCCCGACATCAACCAAAGCAATCCATTAGTACTGAAATACCTTACCCAAAACGCCATCTGGTGGATCGAATATGCCGAGCTTGGCGGATTCCGGGTAGATACCTATCCTTACAACGACAAGGAAGCCATGGCCCAATGGGCCAAAGCCATCACCGATGAATACCCGAAGTTCAACATTGTAGGGGAGACCTGGCTCAGCAGCCCGGCCTACATCTCCGCCTGGCAGAAGGATTCCAAAACCGGCGAAGCTGCCCATTACAATTCCCATCTTCCGTCCGTAATGGATTTTATGCTGTACGGCGATCTGCCCAAAGCTCTCAGGGAAAATGACGGCTGGGACAGCGGGATGAGTAGGATTTACAGCAGTCTGGCCAGCGATTTTCTATATCCGGACATCAACAACGTGATGGTCTTCTTCGAAAACCACGATACCGAAAGGTGGAATGAGATCTTCAACGCCGATCCGAAAGCCTATAAAATGGCACTTACCGTGATTTCTACAGTGCGCGGTATTCCCCAGATCTATTACGGAACCGAGACCGGTATGCGGGGCGATAAAAACAAAGGCGGAGATGCCGATATCCGCAGGGATTTCCCCGGAGGCTGGAAAACCGATCCGCAGAATGCTTTTGATCCTTCATCCCAAACCGCTGAGCAGAAGGAGTTTTACCAGTTTACCCGGAAACTGCTGAACTGGCGAAAAGGGAAGGACGTCATCCATACCGGGAAAACCAAAAATTTCGTTCCCCGGGATAATGTTTTTGTCTACTTCAGGTACAACGACAAAGAAAGCGTCATGGTGGTTCTGAATAACAGTGATAAGGATCAGTCGGTCGACGTAAAACATTTTGCAGAATCCCTGAATCCATTCACCGCAGGAAAAGATATCATCTCGGGAAAAGAATTTTCCATTAGAAACAATTTCGTCATTCCGGGAAAAACCTCAATGGTCATTGAACTTAAATAA
- a CDS encoding glycoside hydrolase family 97 protein, giving the protein MKKITMGAVLFSMMFAGVQAQTLQSPDGKFRMDFQLKQGVPYYNLKYNGAVVVEDSKLGLRLFKDTAIKFASEIAKPEDAKFDLNNGFSKKAETRDSKNETWQPVLGEKKNYINHYNELAVTLHQDATDRDIVVKFRLFNDGLGFRYEFPQQKNLNYFVIREEDSEIDFPTDMKAWWIAADYDSQEYQPQTTKISEIPARWPSSFDSNASQQMVPNAVQSPLMLKKEGKEPLYVNLGEAAVLDYPASNLEVDAVNFKFKTHLTPDRQGAKGYIQTSSVSPWRTIIVSPKAEEVLGSKMMFNLNEPTKYTDTSYIHPTKYMGVWWEMIIGKSQWAYSTAENVHIGVTDFSKLTPNGKHAANTTKVKEYIDFAAENGFKGLLIEGWNVGWEDWFGHSKEFVFDFITPYPDFDIKALNDYAHSKGMKLIMHHETSGSATNYERWADKAFKLMNEYGYDAVKTGYVGDIIPRGEHHYSQWTINHYYRIAQKANEYKIMVNSHESVRPTGESRTYPNYISAEAARGTEFEAFAGNNPDHQTILPFTRWMGGPMDYTPGIFQTKLDYYFPGDKRFVKTTLAKQLALYVVMYMPLQMAADLPENYKRHMDAFQFIKDVAADWDDTRILSAEPGDYIITARKAKGTEDWFVGGITDENKREYTVDFSFLDKGRKYEVTVYEDGKDADYVNNPQSYNIYKKTVTSKSKIKISMARSGGFAISAKPVQ; this is encoded by the coding sequence ATGAAGAAAATTACGATGGGGGCAGTCTTGTTCTCAATGATGTTTGCAGGAGTACAGGCACAGACCTTACAGTCGCCGGACGGGAAATTCCGGATGGACTTCCAGCTGAAGCAGGGCGTACCGTATTACAACTTAAAATACAATGGTGCGGTTGTAGTAGAAGATTCAAAGCTGGGGCTGAGGTTATTCAAGGATACGGCCATTAAGTTTGCCTCCGAAATCGCCAAGCCGGAAGATGCCAAATTCGATCTCAACAACGGGTTTTCCAAAAAAGCGGAAACCAGGGATTCCAAAAACGAAACCTGGCAGCCGGTATTGGGGGAAAAGAAAAACTATATCAACCACTATAACGAACTGGCGGTAACGCTGCACCAGGATGCAACCGACCGTGATATTGTCGTTAAATTCAGATTGTTCAACGACGGGCTTGGATTCCGTTATGAATTCCCGCAGCAGAAAAACCTGAACTATTTCGTGATCCGGGAAGAAGATTCCGAAATCGATTTTCCGACCGATATGAAAGCCTGGTGGATTGCTGCCGACTACGATTCCCAGGAATACCAGCCGCAGACCACGAAGATTTCCGAAATTCCGGCAAGATGGCCGAGCTCTTTCGACAGCAACGCTTCCCAGCAGATGGTGCCGAATGCGGTACAGTCGCCGCTGATGCTGAAAAAGGAAGGCAAGGAGCCGTTATATGTAAATTTGGGAGAGGCCGCAGTGCTCGACTATCCGGCTTCCAACCTCGAAGTGGATGCCGTGAATTTCAAATTTAAAACACATCTTACCCCGGACCGGCAGGGTGCCAAAGGCTATATCCAGACGTCCTCGGTTTCCCCGTGGAGAACCATCATCGTTTCCCCGAAAGCAGAAGAAGTGCTGGGTTCCAAAATGATGTTCAACCTGAACGAACCGACAAAATATACCGACACTTCCTATATTCACCCGACCAAGTACATGGGCGTATGGTGGGAAATGATCATCGGGAAATCCCAGTGGGCCTATTCAACCGCAGAAAACGTTCACATCGGCGTAACGGACTTCTCCAAGCTGACCCCGAACGGAAAACATGCAGCCAATACAACGAAAGTAAAAGAGTACATCGATTTCGCTGCTGAAAATGGATTCAAAGGATTATTGATCGAAGGCTGGAACGTAGGCTGGGAAGACTGGTTCGGGCATTCAAAAGAATTTGTATTCGACTTTATTACACCATACCCGGATTTCGATATCAAAGCGCTGAACGATTATGCGCATTCCAAAGGCATGAAACTTATCATGCACCATGAAACATCCGGTTCCGCAACCAATTACGAAAGATGGGCAGACAAGGCCTTCAAACTGATGAATGAATACGGTTACGATGCGGTAAAAACCGGCTACGTAGGCGATATCATTCCAAGAGGCGAGCACCACTATTCGCAATGGACCATCAACCACTATTACAGGATTGCACAGAAAGCAAACGAGTATAAGATCATGGTGAATTCCCACGAATCCGTACGGCCTACCGGGGAAAGCCGCACCTACCCGAATTATATTTCTGCCGAAGCAGCAAGAGGTACCGAATTCGAGGCCTTTGCCGGAAACAATCCCGATCACCAAACCATTCTTCCGTTTACCCGTTGGATGGGCGGACCGATGGATTATACGCCGGGAATCTTCCAGACCAAACTGGATTATTATTTCCCGGGCGATAAGCGTTTCGTGAAAACTACCCTTGCCAAACAGCTGGCCCTGTATGTCGTAATGTACATGCCGCTGCAGATGGCTGCCGATTTACCGGAAAACTACAAAAGGCATATGGATGCTTTCCAGTTCATCAAAGACGTTGCTGCCGACTGGGACGATACCAGAATCTTATCTGCCGAGCCGGGAGACTACATCATCACGGCAAGAAAAGCCAAAGGTACCGAAGACTGGTTCGTAGGAGGGATTACCGATGAAAACAAGCGCGAATACACCGTAGATTTCTCATTCCTCGACAAAGGCAGAAAATATGAGGTAACGGTATACGAAGACGGAAAAGATGCGGATTATGTCAACAATCCTCAGAGCTACAACATCTATAAAAAGACGGTTACCAGCAAGTCTAAGATCAAGATCAGCATGGCGAGAAGCGGTGGGTTTGCCATCTCTGCGAAGCCTGTACAATAA
- a CDS encoding SusE domain-containing protein produces the protein MKNIFKIFLIGIISYFIVSCREDDDKTILNNTSTGSLAVDKTSVTLNETIADQAALTFTYTNPSFSPNVSVTNTVEFAVAGTNFSPVASQPVSMDQKTFSLTHLQLNAILTTLNVAPNVAKPIEVRLKSSLNTTTAYYSNVVTVNITGYTPNPDLIYPKINVPGGYAGAAGYADWNPANSPNLFSPTKDDKYKGFIYVTNPNSEYKFTINQDWAGDKGDDGTLTGKLVETGEQNIKAAAKGTYYINVNWALNTYSSVIANFGVIGDATPTGWGSDTDFVYNPTTKTYVINSIALTASGVFKFRANDDWAMKFQPDNGDQTLTSGTAVKSFLSAEGTVTGDPAYKVSQAGNYKIELDLHNSAYYKLTVTKL, from the coding sequence ATGAAAAATATTTTTAAAATATTTCTGATAGGAATTATAAGTTATTTTATAGTTTCTTGTAGAGAAGATGATGACAAAACAATCCTTAATAATACTTCAACAGGAAGTCTTGCTGTAGATAAAACATCAGTAACTCTTAATGAAACCATTGCTGATCAGGCTGCGCTTACATTTACCTATACAAATCCATCCTTCAGTCCAAATGTAAGTGTTACCAATACTGTTGAATTTGCAGTTGCCGGAACTAATTTCAGTCCAGTGGCAAGCCAGCCCGTTTCAATGGATCAGAAAACATTTTCTTTGACACATTTGCAACTAAATGCAATTTTAACCACTTTAAATGTTGCTCCTAATGTTGCAAAACCAATTGAAGTGAGATTAAAATCAAGTTTGAATACAACAACGGCTTATTATTCTAATGTGGTTACAGTTAATATCACAGGATACACGCCAAACCCTGATCTAATTTATCCTAAAATTAATGTTCCCGGAGGATATGCTGGAGCAGCAGGATACGCAGACTGGAATCCAGCAAATTCTCCGAACTTGTTCTCGCCAACCAAGGACGATAAATATAAAGGATTTATTTATGTAACAAATCCTAATAGTGAATATAAATTTACAATCAATCAGGATTGGGCTGGAGATAAGGGTGATGATGGAACTTTGACAGGTAAATTGGTAGAAACGGGAGAACAAAACATTAAAGCAGCTGCAAAAGGCACTTATTATATTAATGTAAATTGGGCTTTAAACACTTATTCATCAGTAATTGCCAACTTTGGAGTAATCGGTGACGCAACTCCTACCGGTTGGGGTTCGGATACAGATTTTGTTTATAATCCGACAACAAAAACCTATGTTATCAACTCAATTGCTCTAACAGCTTCAGGAGTATTTAAATTCAGAGCCAACGATGACTGGGCCATGAAGTTCCAGCCGGACAATGGTGATCAGACATTAACTTCAGGGACTGCGGTAAAATCTTTCTTAAGTGCAGAAGGTACTGTAACCGGAGATCCGGCTTATAAAGTTTCGCAGGCAGGAAATTATAAGATCGAATTGGATCTGCATAACTCAGCGTACTATAAGCTGACCGTTACAAAATTGTAA